GCCGGCACCAGTGGGGGGCGCGGCTCGCGCGGGCCGTTCGGGCCCGGCCGGCGTACGCCGTCCAGCAGCGAGATGCTCTTGGCCCGCTTGCCGCCGGCCTTGCGGAGCAGGCGCTCCGCCACCTCGGCGGTGATCCGCTCGGCCGGGTCCTTGCGGAGCAGGCCGTTGAGGACCGGCTTGAGCGGCCCGGCGTTCTTCGGCGGCGGCATCGGCTCGGTGGCCAGCGCCGCCAGCGTCGCGATCGCCGACGGGCGCGCGTACGGCGACTTGCCCTCCACGGCCGCGTAGAGGGTCGCGCCCAGCGACCAGAGGTCGGCCTCCGGCCCGGCCGTGCCGTCCTTGGCCCGCTCCGGGGCGATGTACGCCGGGGAGCCCAGCACCATGCCGGTCCGGGTCACGTTCGGGTCGCCGGGAATGGTCGCCAGACCGAAATCGGTCAGCACCACCCGGCCGTCGTCACCGAGCAGCACGTTGCCCGGCTTGACGTCGCGGTGCATCACGCCGGCCTTGTGCGCGGCCTTCAGCGCACCGAGCACAC
This sequence is a window from Micromonospora sp. R77. Protein-coding genes within it:
- a CDS encoding serine/threonine-protein kinase, whose translation is MSNALPQLVADRYRLISPLGQGGMGRVWKARDEVLHRDVAIKELVPPPSLTPEERREMRERSLREARAIARLNNINVVRIFDVLRTDGDPWIVMEYVPSKSLQDTLAEDGPVSPAKAVEIGLGVLGALKAAHKAGVMHRDVKPGNVLLGDDGRVVLTDFGLATIPGDPNVTRTGMVLGSPAYIAPERAKDGTAGPEADLWSLGATLYAAVEGKSPYARPSAIATLAALATEPMPPPKNAGPLKPVLNGLLRKDPAERITAEVAERLLRKAGGKRAKSISLLDGVRRPGPNGPREPRPPLVPA